One region of Merismopedia glauca CCAP 1448/3 genomic DNA includes:
- a CDS encoding NAD(P)H dehydrogenase subunit NdhS, giving the protein MILPGSNVRVKNPQETYFGFQGLVQRVSDGKVAVLFEGGNWDKLVTFRLSELELVELSSRKKGK; this is encoded by the coding sequence ATGATTTTACCAGGTTCTAACGTTCGCGTCAAAAATCCTCAAGAGACTTATTTTGGGTTTCAAGGATTAGTTCAAAGAGTCAGTGATGGGAAAGTAGCGGTATTGTTTGAAGGGGGAAATTGGGATAAATTAGTCACCTTTCGGCTGAGTGAATTAGAATTAGTAGAGTTGAGCAGTCGTAAGAAAGGTAAGTAA
- a CDS encoding four helix bundle protein: MGRPDFENLQVYQLAEKLANQVWDLVKGWDYFTKDTIGKQIVRSADSIGANIAEGNGRYNSKDNQRFVKMARGSLYETIHWLRLAHSRQLITDEQVNKIKPIIDELSPKLNAYLNSLN; the protein is encoded by the coding sequence ATGGGAAGACCAGATTTTGAGAATTTACAGGTTTACCAATTAGCGGAAAAATTAGCTAATCAAGTTTGGGATCTTGTTAAAGGGTGGGACTATTTTACTAAAGATACAATTGGCAAACAAATTGTGCGATCGGCTGATAGCATAGGAGCAAATATTGCAGAGGGGAATGGCAGATATAACAGCAAAGATAATCAACGATTTGTCAAAATGGCTAGAGGTTCCTTATACGAAACTATTCATTGGCTAAGACTTGCCCATTCTCGGCAATTAATAACAGATGAACAAGTCAATAAAATCAAACCCATTATTGATGAGCTATCACCTAAACTCAATGCCTATCTCAACTCTTTAAACTAA